In a genomic window of Roseiflexus castenholzii DSM 13941:
- a CDS encoding PocR ligand-binding domain-containing protein, with amino-acid sequence MNDLLTTREVQDLLKLDRTTVYRMLKEGRLTGVKVGQQWRFHRRAVETLLQGASPAAASRSAPADAPRYAQPLTPVPLPLHCVQAIQDVFADLTRVGVVTTATDGEPLTRMSNGCRFCALIQATDAGRAACRASWRALAARSDRTPRIATCHAGLKYIHARIEVDGLPTAMLIAGQFRVDATPLDTQRLARDVGVDPGALDEALDAVTILDERMRAQLGVWLQKVAHTFEEIGRERATMISRLRAISDLAVLDRPD; translated from the coding sequence GTGAACGATCTCCTGACCACCCGTGAAGTGCAGGACCTGCTGAAACTGGATCGAACCACCGTCTACCGTATGCTCAAAGAAGGGCGGTTAACGGGGGTGAAGGTCGGGCAGCAGTGGCGTTTTCACCGTCGAGCAGTCGAGACGTTGCTCCAGGGCGCGTCACCCGCTGCGGCGAGTCGCTCGGCGCCAGCCGATGCCCCCCGTTACGCGCAACCGCTCACTCCCGTTCCGCTGCCGCTCCATTGCGTACAGGCAATCCAGGATGTCTTCGCCGATCTGACGCGGGTTGGCGTTGTCACCACCGCTACCGACGGCGAGCCGTTGACCCGGATGAGCAATGGATGCCGCTTCTGCGCATTGATCCAGGCGACCGATGCGGGCAGAGCCGCCTGCCGCGCTTCGTGGCGCGCGCTCGCGGCGCGAAGCGACCGCACCCCCCGGATTGCGACCTGCCACGCCGGGCTGAAGTACATCCACGCGCGCATCGAGGTGGACGGGCTTCCAACGGCGATGCTGATCGCCGGTCAGTTCCGTGTGGACGCCACACCGCTTGACACGCAGCGGCTGGCGCGCGATGTCGGCGTCGATCCGGGTGCACTCGACGAAGCGCTGGATGCAGTGACGATTCTGGACGAGCGGATGCGTGCACAACTCGGCGTCTGGTTGCAGAAAGTTGCGCACACCTTCGAGGAAATCGGGCGCGAACGCGCCACGATGATCAGTCGGCTGCGGGCGATCAGCGACCTTGCCGTTCTTGATCGCCCGGATTGA
- the guaA gene encoding glutamine-hydrolyzing GMP synthase, translating to MHESIPVLDFGSQTAQLIVRRLRELGVYSELLPHDTPEADVWALQPRGIVLSGGPASVYEPGAPQLPPWLLESDLPVLGICYGMQLQAHTLGGRVEGMQSREFGPAEITVVDPDLLFADMPTQQQVWMSHGDHIAALPPGFRVLAHSPGAPFAAAGDDRRRWYGIQFHPEVVHTRFGRDILRNFAFRICKCRGDWQPENFVAEAIERVRAQVGDGRVICALSGGVDSAVAALIVHHAIGDRLTCVFVDNGLLRQGEAEQVVATFREHFHIPLIAVDAADEFLEALAGVADPEQKRTIIGEKFVRIFEREARRIEGARFLAQGTLYPDVIESRAPDRQKGVTIKTHHNVGGLPADMQLTLVEPLRYLFKDEVRAAGHALGLPDEWVWRHPFPGPGLAVRVLGPVTRERLATLRAADAIFMQELRIAGLYRATQQAFAVLLPVRSVGVMGDGRTYADVVALRAVTTEDYMTADWARLPAELLARVSSRIVNEVPGVNRVVYDISSKPPATIEWE from the coding sequence ATGCACGAATCAATCCCAGTTCTCGATTTTGGCTCGCAGACAGCGCAACTGATCGTCCGCCGCCTGCGTGAACTTGGCGTGTACAGCGAACTGTTGCCGCACGACACCCCAGAAGCCGACGTGTGGGCGTTGCAACCACGCGGCATTGTTCTTTCCGGCGGACCGGCAAGCGTCTATGAGCCAGGCGCGCCGCAGTTGCCGCCATGGCTGCTCGAAAGCGACCTGCCGGTGCTTGGTATTTGCTACGGGATGCAGTTGCAGGCACACACCCTCGGTGGGCGCGTCGAAGGTATGCAGAGCCGTGAGTTTGGTCCGGCAGAGATCACCGTCGTCGATCCCGATCTGCTGTTCGCCGATATGCCGACACAACAACAGGTGTGGATGAGCCACGGCGATCACATTGCTGCGCTGCCCCCTGGATTTCGCGTGCTGGCACACAGCCCCGGCGCGCCATTTGCTGCCGCAGGCGACGACCGACGTCGCTGGTATGGCATTCAGTTCCATCCCGAAGTCGTGCATACGCGCTTCGGGCGCGACATATTGCGCAACTTCGCCTTCCGTATTTGCAAATGCCGCGGCGACTGGCAACCGGAAAACTTTGTCGCTGAGGCAATCGAGCGCGTGCGCGCGCAGGTCGGCGATGGGCGGGTGATCTGTGCGCTTTCCGGCGGCGTCGACTCGGCGGTTGCCGCGCTGATCGTCCATCACGCCATCGGCGACCGGTTGACGTGCGTTTTTGTGGACAATGGTTTGCTGCGCCAGGGTGAAGCCGAACAGGTTGTCGCCACCTTCCGTGAGCATTTTCATATTCCCCTGATCGCCGTCGATGCAGCAGATGAATTTCTCGAAGCGCTTGCTGGCGTTGCCGACCCGGAACAGAAGCGCACAATCATCGGCGAAAAGTTCGTGCGCATCTTCGAACGTGAAGCGCGCCGCATCGAAGGCGCGCGCTTCCTCGCGCAGGGCACGCTTTACCCCGACGTGATCGAAAGCAGAGCGCCGGATCGCCAGAAAGGCGTAACCATCAAAACCCACCACAATGTCGGCGGATTGCCCGCCGATATGCAGTTGACCCTCGTCGAACCATTGCGCTACCTGTTCAAGGACGAAGTGCGCGCCGCCGGTCATGCCCTGGGGCTGCCGGACGAATGGGTCTGGCGGCATCCCTTCCCTGGACCAGGGCTTGCCGTGCGGGTGCTTGGTCCGGTGACGCGCGAGCGCCTCGCAACGCTGCGCGCTGCCGACGCCATTTTCATGCAGGAATTGCGCATTGCCGGATTATACCGCGCAACGCAACAGGCGTTTGCAGTGCTGTTGCCGGTACGCAGCGTCGGCGTGATGGGCGATGGACGCACCTACGCTGATGTGGTGGCGCTCCGCGCCGTGACGACCGAGGATTATATGACGGCGGATTGGGCGCGCCTCCCCGCTGAACTGCTGGCGCGCGTGAGCAGCCGCATTGTGAACGAGGTTCCCGGCGTCAATCGTGTGGTGTACGACATCTCCTCCAAACCCCCGGCAACGATTGAGTGGGAATAG
- the sixA gene encoding phosphohistidine phosphatase SixA, which produces MELYLLRHAIAEERSNDGSDSARMLTPEGAEKMRIGARGLRRLGVAIDRLLTSPLTRARETAEIVGAALDVAPETVGALAPGCNAATLIDLLADMPRAKSVMVVGHEPDLSSMIADLTGGSRVVMKKGGLALIDLSSFELSAGSLLWVLPPKVLRALGK; this is translated from the coding sequence ATGGAACTCTATCTGCTCCGCCATGCGATCGCGGAAGAGCGCTCGAACGACGGCAGCGACTCGGCGCGGATGCTCACTCCCGAAGGTGCCGAGAAGATGCGCATTGGCGCGCGCGGACTGCGGCGGCTCGGTGTGGCGATCGACCGGTTACTGACCAGCCCGCTGACCCGCGCCCGCGAAACCGCCGAGATCGTCGGCGCCGCGCTGGATGTTGCTCCTGAGACGGTCGGTGCGCTTGCGCCGGGGTGCAACGCAGCGACGCTGATCGATCTGCTGGCGGATATGCCGCGCGCAAAGAGCGTCATGGTCGTCGGACACGAACCGGACCTCAGCAGCATGATCGCCGACCTGACCGGCGGCAGCCGGGTTGTGATGAAGAAAGGAGGGTTGGCATTGATCGACCTGTCATCGTTCGAACTCAGCGCCGGTTCGTTGCTCTGGGTGTTGCCGCCGAAGGTGTTGCGAGCGCTTGGGAAGTAG
- a CDS encoding PD40 domain-containing protein — MHRKPFFQTVSLLILVLLMVSCGGAPSPAAGFPSPTAVPSEPTITAPPTPILAPTPETPPATSLPEPTSAPPATSQPEPTPIPSPQPTVAPPPPTATPTPAPPTPVPPTSSFTGILFFLRDGALWIFDAGGERLIVDQVREFTPSANGNVIAVVREVERQFDVWTVRRDGSDLRRITNDRSVEASLSWSPDNAALIFAAADASEFLPQTWPDRALWCSAGQIVVLDIASGQRQALANGCDPALSPDGRRIAYSAPPTLRDPAIAGGAPVAGNAIRLINRRGENTWNFARADGADAPAPNTGMLVYAPAWSPDGASVAYHRYVGMQIEVDVNLSEIGGSFEGKGRPFAEGAGWLLPSRFAPDGRRTAIIEHNYSDARGFGGYDDWSVQVVALDGLRTVDLPQGSVTMLGGSATRLPRAASAAWSPDGTLLAVLLPPGWRPDVPLNEPFDPSGAESPGEVWLWQPGVAPSIRLISNVDFASPLAWLP, encoded by the coding sequence ATGCATCGAAAGCCCTTCTTCCAAACTGTCAGCCTGCTGATCCTGGTGCTGCTGATGGTATCGTGCGGCGGCGCACCCTCCCCTGCCGCTGGATTCCCATCGCCGACCGCGGTTCCCTCCGAACCAACGATAACGGCGCCACCAACGCCAATTCTGGCGCCAACGCCGGAAACGCCGCCTGCGACGAGCCTGCCTGAACCAACCTCCGCACCGCCGGCGACAAGCCAGCCTGAACCAACACCCATACCTTCTCCACAACCCACAGTCGCGCCCCCACCGCCGACGGCGACACCCACGCCTGCGCCTCCCACACCGGTTCCACCAACATCGTCGTTCACCGGCATACTCTTCTTCCTGCGCGACGGGGCGCTCTGGATATTCGATGCCGGCGGCGAGCGCCTGATCGTCGACCAGGTGCGCGAATTCACGCCGTCTGCAAATGGGAATGTCATCGCCGTTGTGCGTGAGGTCGAGCGACAGTTCGATGTGTGGACGGTGCGACGCGACGGGAGCGACCTGCGACGCATCACCAATGATCGCAGCGTCGAAGCGTCGCTTTCCTGGTCTCCCGATAACGCCGCTCTGATCTTTGCCGCCGCCGATGCCAGCGAGTTCCTGCCGCAGACGTGGCCCGACCGGGCATTATGGTGCAGCGCCGGCCAGATTGTTGTGCTCGACATTGCAAGCGGGCAGCGCCAGGCACTCGCAAATGGCTGCGATCCCGCACTGTCGCCTGATGGTCGACGCATCGCCTATAGCGCCCCGCCGACGCTGCGCGATCCGGCAATCGCAGGCGGCGCGCCGGTCGCCGGGAATGCCATTCGCCTGATCAACCGGCGCGGTGAAAATACCTGGAACTTTGCGCGCGCTGATGGCGCCGACGCCCCTGCACCCAATACTGGCATGCTGGTCTATGCGCCCGCCTGGTCGCCTGATGGCGCATCGGTTGCGTATCATCGCTACGTCGGGATGCAGATCGAGGTTGATGTCAATCTGAGCGAGATCGGCGGGTCATTCGAGGGGAAGGGACGCCCCTTCGCTGAAGGCGCCGGATGGCTGCTGCCTTCCCGCTTCGCGCCCGATGGACGGCGAACGGCAATCATCGAGCACAACTACAGTGATGCACGTGGCTTTGGCGGCTACGACGACTGGTCGGTGCAGGTCGTCGCGCTCGATGGCTTGCGTACTGTCGATTTGCCACAGGGATCGGTGACAATGCTCGGTGGTTCAGCGACGCGTCTGCCGCGCGCCGCCAGCGCTGCCTGGTCACCGGATGGGACACTCCTGGCGGTGCTCCTCCCGCCCGGCTGGCGTCCCGATGTGCCGCTGAATGAACCATTCGACCCGTCAGGCGCCGAGTCTCCTGGCGAGGTATGGCTGTGGCAACCGGGCGTGGCGCCGTCGATCCGCCTGATCAGCAATGTTGATTTTGCCTCGCCACTTGCCTGGCTGCCTTAG
- a CDS encoding metal-binding protein, with translation MPDTPTHDIITVATGALLAPATYALLESNGRDYAATGATVLTGAHLISGLLFSPDLDIDSAIDNRWGIFFWIWRPYMWIIPHRHFWSHSLIIAPLLRLVYFSVVTMLIVIWGTWLLGYAGLGSSDLHAQAPAWIFDLMRRNPDMVRLFLFGFISGSAAHTIADWLVTGGRRYLHLAGIRLRSDYRNHDRARRHR, from the coding sequence ATGCCCGATACACCCACCCACGATATCATCACCGTCGCCACCGGTGCGCTCCTCGCGCCGGCGACCTATGCACTGCTGGAGTCCAATGGTCGGGACTATGCGGCGACCGGCGCAACCGTCCTCACCGGCGCTCATCTGATCTCCGGTCTTCTCTTCTCACCCGATCTCGACATCGACTCGGCAATCGATAATCGCTGGGGCATCTTCTTCTGGATATGGCGACCGTACATGTGGATTATTCCACACCGCCACTTCTGGAGCCATAGTCTGATCATTGCGCCGCTGTTGCGCCTGGTCTATTTCTCCGTCGTCACCATGCTGATTGTCATCTGGGGGACGTGGCTCCTGGGATATGCAGGTCTGGGCAGTTCCGATCTGCACGCACAGGCGCCGGCATGGATCTTCGACCTTATGCGCCGCAACCCGGATATGGTACGCCTGTTCCTCTTTGGCTTCATCAGCGGCAGCGCGGCACACACGATCGCCGACTGGCTGGTGACCGGCGGGAGACGCTATCTGCACCTGGCGGGGATACGTCTGCGCAGCGACTATCGCAACCACGACCGCGCCCGAAGACACAGGTGA
- a CDS encoding VOC family protein, producing MRPASFEQFVTFIYVRDLNASAAFYGDLLGLPLALDQGTCRIYCVASDAYLGVCQRNDTTAPPMPGSLILTLVTHDVDEWHRYLADRGVTVAQPPQYNPHFNIYHCFLRDPDGHLVEIQRFLDPAWPRAR from the coding sequence ATGAGACCAGCATCATTTGAACAATTCGTGACCTTCATCTACGTCCGCGATCTGAACGCCAGCGCCGCATTTTACGGCGATCTCCTTGGCCTGCCGCTGGCGCTCGATCAGGGGACGTGTCGAATTTATTGCGTCGCCAGTGATGCGTACCTGGGGGTGTGCCAGCGCAATGATACTACTGCGCCTCCAATGCCTGGATCGCTCATTTTGACCCTGGTGACGCACGACGTTGACGAATGGCATCGCTATCTTGCGGATCGTGGCGTGACTGTTGCGCAACCGCCGCAGTACAACCCCCACTTCAATATCTATCACTGCTTTCTGCGCGACCCGGACGGGCACCTGGTCGAAATCCAGCGGTTTCTCGATCCAGCGTGGCCCCGTGCGAGGTAA
- a CDS encoding ATP-binding protein, which yields MEQTSKVMDIHEQAITDLLAQAEGERVACVRANVRPIDLAQTMAAMANASGGTILIGVRGRQVEGVADVDAARAMAFDAALACLPPLVLPLPVVVTHNGATLLIVTVPSGLPHVYSVGGTYLRREGSANVPLAPDALRHLLIERGETSWDRMAPPDATLADLDAEKIAAYARRVGPIAEADPLAFLLRRGCLMQRSGTATGKTEFVPTNAGLLLFGVEIERWFPQAEVTLVRYQGREMSDAFLREDIRDTLPETARRAERWLIEHMRRGSRMVGLEREDWTQFPLGAVREALINALAHRDYTIRGDSIRVLLFSDRLECYSPGRLPGHVTLQNLVEERFSRNATLVQALADLGLIERLGYGIDRMLRQMADAGLPPPEFRETTAGFLVTLYGRTGDDRADAGGADVAAWRRMGLNERQIAALLFLAEHQRITNRDMQELAPDVSAETLRRDLVDLVERGLLLRVGDKRGAYYILK from the coding sequence GTGGAGCAAACATCAAAAGTGATGGATATTCATGAACAGGCGATCACAGACCTCCTGGCGCAGGCGGAAGGCGAGCGCGTGGCATGCGTGCGGGCGAATGTTCGTCCCATCGATCTGGCGCAAACCATGGCGGCAATGGCGAATGCCTCCGGCGGGACGATCTTGATCGGCGTGCGTGGGCGTCAGGTCGAAGGGGTGGCAGATGTGGACGCTGCGCGAGCGATGGCGTTCGACGCGGCGCTGGCATGTCTGCCGCCGCTCGTCCTTCCGCTGCCGGTCGTTGTCACACACAATGGCGCCACGCTGCTGATTGTCACCGTTCCTTCAGGATTGCCCCATGTCTACAGCGTCGGTGGAACCTACCTGCGGCGGGAAGGTTCTGCGAATGTGCCGCTTGCTCCCGATGCCTTGCGACACCTTCTGATTGAGCGGGGCGAAACAAGTTGGGACCGGATGGCGCCGCCGGATGCAACGCTCGCCGATCTGGATGCTGAAAAGATCGCCGCCTACGCACGACGTGTTGGTCCTATCGCTGAAGCCGATCCGCTGGCATTTCTGCTCCGGCGCGGCTGTCTGATGCAGCGCAGCGGCACCGCTACCGGTAAGACCGAATTCGTGCCCACCAACGCCGGTCTCCTCCTCTTCGGCGTCGAAATCGAGCGCTGGTTTCCACAGGCAGAAGTGACGCTGGTGCGCTATCAGGGACGAGAGATGAGCGACGCATTTCTGCGTGAAGATATCCGCGACACGCTGCCGGAAACAGCCCGCCGCGCCGAACGCTGGCTGATAGAACATATGCGCCGTGGTAGCCGCATGGTCGGGTTGGAACGGGAGGACTGGACGCAATTCCCGTTGGGTGCGGTCCGCGAAGCGTTGATCAATGCGCTGGCGCACCGCGATTACACGATCCGTGGCGACTCCATTCGCGTCCTGCTCTTCAGCGACCGTCTGGAATGTTATTCGCCGGGGCGTTTGCCGGGACATGTCACGCTTCAGAACCTGGTCGAAGAGCGCTTTAGCCGGAACGCAACGCTGGTGCAGGCGCTGGCGGACCTGGGGTTGATCGAGCGGCTTGGTTATGGCATCGACCGCATGCTGCGTCAAATGGCCGACGCTGGCTTGCCGCCGCCGGAGTTCCGCGAGACGACTGCCGGATTTCTGGTCACGCTCTATGGGCGCACCGGCGACGACCGCGCCGATGCCGGCGGCGCCGATGTCGCCGCCTGGCGGCGCATGGGGCTGAACGAGCGGCAGATTGCGGCGCTGCTCTTTCTCGCAGAGCATCAGCGCATCACCAACCGCGACATGCAGGAACTTGCGCCGGATGTCTCTGCCGAAACACTGCGTCGTGACCTCGTCGATCTGGTCGAACGCGGGTTGCTGTTGCGCGTCGGCGACAAACGTGGCGCGTACTATATTCTGAAGTGA
- a CDS encoding LON peptidase substrate-binding domain-containing protein — protein sequence MTHTSHNLTAELPLLALRGIVVFPPSVVPVAVSRPAAIRLVDDAVISGGLVAVSAQRGDDPDQCYAIGALARLHRLVRLHDGTLRIALQALERIAIEQVTQREPYLRALVHVLPDHINASDIATRMQEARARARELLDALPPNEEVRTQLESADDPRHLAALLASMLLVRANLAERQALLEIADVSERLVRISALLTHELDILRRHFRI from the coding sequence GTGACACATACATCGCACAATCTGACCGCCGAACTGCCGCTTCTGGCGCTGCGCGGCATTGTGGTCTTCCCGCCGAGCGTCGTGCCGGTGGCAGTAAGCCGTCCGGCAGCGATACGGCTGGTAGACGACGCCGTCATCTCAGGCGGTCTTGTTGCGGTCAGTGCGCAACGGGGAGATGACCCTGATCAGTGCTATGCCATCGGCGCATTGGCGCGGTTGCACCGCCTGGTGCGCCTGCATGATGGGACACTCCGCATTGCGCTCCAGGCGCTCGAACGGATTGCCATCGAGCAGGTGACGCAGCGCGAGCCGTATCTCCGCGCACTGGTCCATGTTCTGCCAGATCACATTAACGCCTCAGACATTGCGACGCGTATGCAGGAAGCGCGCGCACGCGCCCGGGAATTGCTCGACGCGCTGCCGCCCAATGAGGAAGTGCGCACACAACTCGAATCTGCCGATGATCCCCGTCATCTGGCAGCACTTCTGGCATCGATGTTGTTGGTGCGCGCCAACCTCGCAGAACGCCAGGCGCTCCTGGAGATCGCCGATGTGAGCGAACGGCTGGTTCGGATAAGTGCGCTGCTCACCCACGAACTGGATATTTTGCGCCGTCACTTCAGAATATAG
- a CDS encoding SGNH/GDSL hydrolase family protein, which produces MEWYEPEVQELEQLNKSAPPPAGAVLFYGSSSLRLWTTLGEDMAPWTVVNRAFGGSTLAACVHFFDRLVIPCAPGSIVLYAGDNDLGDGRAPDDVVRSLRAMLARIDAALGSIPVAYMSIKPSPARWSLRDRIQRVNEAARALMEHRPSGYYIDVYTSMLGPDGRPRAELFDADGLHLSARGYQVWTHILRPYVAVLSGVQREP; this is translated from the coding sequence GTGGAGTGGTACGAACCTGAGGTGCAGGAACTGGAACAACTGAATAAAAGCGCGCCTCCACCGGCGGGTGCGGTGCTGTTCTATGGCAGTTCATCACTTCGGCTCTGGACGACGCTCGGCGAGGATATGGCGCCGTGGACCGTCGTCAACCGCGCCTTCGGCGGATCGACCCTCGCTGCCTGCGTCCATTTCTTCGACCGGTTGGTCATTCCGTGTGCGCCTGGTTCGATAGTGCTCTATGCCGGCGACAACGACCTCGGCGATGGACGGGCGCCCGACGATGTCGTGCGTTCCCTGCGCGCCATGCTTGCCAGGATCGATGCCGCGCTGGGATCGATCCCGGTTGCATATATGTCGATCAAACCCAGCCCGGCGCGCTGGAGCCTGCGCGACAGAATCCAGCGTGTCAATGAGGCGGCGCGTGCCCTGATGGAACACCGTCCATCAGGATATTACATCGATGTCTATACGTCGATGCTGGGACCCGATGGCCGTCCACGCGCTGAACTGTTCGACGCCGATGGGTTGCATCTCAGCGCCAGAGGCTATCAGGTATGGACGCACATTCTGCGTCCTTATGTCGCCGTGCTGTCAGGCGTACAACGTGAGCCATAA
- a CDS encoding esterase family protein, with translation MQRDMEMLVIGHAGARVLVFPTRAGRFYDYENWGLVETLRPSIEQGFLQLYCVDSVDRESLYAFHRPPQERIARHVQYESYILDEVLSLSRQLNPNPFVIAHGCSLGAYHAVNIAFRHPHLFHKVVALSGRYDLTVATGSFRALFDGYYDDTIYFHTPCHFIPRLTDPSILAHLRRMEITLVIGEEDPFIWTNHALSAALWEKDIPHALHIWPGEAHRIEHWREMIRHYL, from the coding sequence TTGCAGCGGGACATGGAAATGCTGGTCATTGGTCATGCAGGAGCGCGGGTGCTGGTCTTTCCGACCCGCGCCGGACGGTTCTACGACTACGAGAATTGGGGCCTGGTCGAGACATTGCGCCCGTCGATCGAGCAGGGGTTTCTGCAACTCTACTGTGTTGATAGCGTGGATCGCGAAAGCCTGTACGCCTTTCACCGTCCTCCGCAGGAGCGGATTGCGCGGCACGTGCAGTATGAGTCGTACATTCTCGACGAAGTGCTCTCACTCTCGCGACAACTCAACCCCAATCCGTTCGTGATCGCCCATGGATGCAGCCTGGGCGCTTACCATGCCGTCAACATCGCCTTTCGCCATCCGCACCTGTTCCACAAAGTCGTCGCATTGAGCGGGCGATACGATCTGACCGTCGCCACCGGATCATTTCGCGCACTTTTCGATGGATACTACGATGACACAATCTATTTTCACACTCCCTGCCACTTTATTCCGCGCCTGACCGATCCGTCCATCCTGGCACACCTGCGTCGCATGGAGATCACACTCGTCATCGGCGAGGAAGACCCGTTCATCTGGACCAACCACGCCCTCAGCGCGGCGCTGTGGGAAAAGGATATCCCGCACGCGCTGCATATCTGGCCCGGCGAAGCCCACCGTATCGAACACTGGCGCGAGATGATCCGGCACTATCTGTAA
- the aat gene encoding leucyl/phenylalanyl-tRNA--protein transferase, which translates to MLTPDMLIAAYCQGLFPMADEHGVIHWYDPHPRAILPLEAFHVPHRLARTVRKGVFTIRTDTAFTDVMRACAEPAPGRETTWISEEMIVAYSALHRMGFAHSVEAWRDGRLVGGLYGVAIRGLFAGESMFSRERDASKVALVHLVERLRRGGYVLLDSQFLGSPHLLQFGLIEIPRWEYRRRLAQALQIDASWDAPV; encoded by the coding sequence ATGCTCACACCCGATATGCTGATCGCCGCGTACTGCCAGGGTCTCTTCCCTATGGCGGATGAGCACGGCGTTATTCATTGGTACGACCCGCATCCCCGCGCGATTTTACCGCTCGAGGCGTTTCACGTGCCGCATCGCCTGGCGCGCACCGTGCGCAAAGGCGTGTTCACGATCCGCACCGACACTGCCTTCACCGATGTGATGCGCGCCTGCGCCGAACCGGCTCCGGGGCGCGAAACGACCTGGATTTCGGAAGAAATGATCGTTGCCTACAGCGCGCTGCATCGCATGGGGTTCGCCCACAGCGTCGAAGCCTGGCGCGACGGCCGTTTGGTTGGCGGGTTGTACGGTGTGGCGATCCGGGGGCTGTTTGCGGGTGAGAGCATGTTCAGCCGCGAGCGCGACGCCAGCAAAGTCGCGCTGGTGCACCTTGTCGAGCGGTTGCGGCGCGGCGGGTATGTGCTGCTCGACTCACAGTTCCTTGGGTCGCCGCACCTGCTCCAGTTTGGGCTGATCGAGATCCCACGATGGGAATACCGGCGGCGCCTGGCACAAGCGCTTCAGATCGATGCATCGTGGGATGCGCCAGTGTAA
- a CDS encoding S1C family serine protease — MRASLIFAALVTMLVLPMGCTLPSVDLPRPVATEQTTAPTAAVQAEATRAPITPSAPTTTPAPLPAQAPLPTLPPELTNPLEAEQAALTALYRQVNPAVVSIEVVADHPPVGGAPFTVPTSQGSGFLFDDQGHIVTNNHVVENGAKFQVRFSDGTVVMARLVGSDPGSDLAVLKVDALPPGAAPLPLADSRTVEVGQRAIAIGNPFGLRNTLTVGVVSGIGRSLSGPASNSGGRFRIPNIIQTDAAINPGNSGGPLLNIYGEVIGVNTAISSGSGAFEGVGYAVPSNAVSRVVPALIRDGRYDHPWMGIGMRDVDPLLADSLNLPARQGVLITEVVPDSPAARAGLRSGTQIVSVGGRELRIGGDIIIAINGQPVRDSDELVSYLELETSVGDTVMMTVQRGDRQEQITMTLGARPRE; from the coding sequence ATGCGCGCTTCTTTGATATTCGCCGCACTCGTGACGATGCTTGTGCTCCCCATGGGATGCACCCTGCCATCGGTCGATCTGCCGCGTCCTGTGGCAACAGAACAAACTACCGCTCCGACCGCAGCAGTTCAGGCAGAGGCGACCCGCGCACCGATCACGCCGTCAGCGCCAACGACCACCCCTGCGCCATTGCCTGCGCAGGCGCCGCTGCCGACCCTTCCACCAGAACTGACCAACCCGCTGGAAGCCGAGCAGGCAGCACTGACCGCCCTCTACCGGCAGGTGAATCCGGCGGTTGTCAGCATTGAAGTGGTTGCCGATCATCCGCCGGTTGGCGGAGCGCCGTTCACCGTTCCCACCAGTCAGGGTTCTGGCTTTCTGTTCGATGATCAGGGGCATATTGTCACCAATAACCACGTGGTCGAAAACGGCGCGAAGTTCCAGGTGCGCTTCTCCGACGGCACGGTGGTGATGGCGCGGTTGGTCGGCAGCGATCCGGGAAGCGATCTTGCGGTGCTGAAAGTCGATGCCTTGCCGCCGGGAGCAGCGCCGTTGCCCCTCGCCGACTCGCGAACCGTCGAGGTCGGTCAGCGCGCGATTGCAATCGGCAATCCGTTTGGGTTGCGCAACACCCTCACGGTGGGAGTCGTTAGCGGCATTGGGCGCAGCCTCAGCGGGCCCGCGAGCAACAGCGGCGGGCGCTTCCGCATCCCGAATATCATTCAGACGGACGCGGCGATCAATCCGGGGAATTCCGGCGGTCCGCTGCTCAATATCTACGGCGAAGTGATCGGTGTCAATACGGCTATCAGCAGCGGTTCCGGCGCCTTCGAGGGGGTCGGGTATGCAGTGCCGTCCAACGCGGTCAGCCGGGTGGTTCCGGCGCTCATCCGCGATGGTCGCTACGATCACCCGTGGATGGGCATCGGAATGCGCGATGTCGATCCGTTGCTGGCGGATAGCCTGAACCTGCCGGCGCGTCAGGGTGTGCTGATCACCGAGGTTGTGCCCGATAGCCCTGCCGCCCGCGCAGGGCTGCGCAGCGGAACGCAGATCGTTTCGGTTGGCGGGCGCGAATTGCGCATCGGTGGCGACATTATTATTGCGATTAATGGCCAACCGGTGCGTGACAGCGATGAACTCGTCAGTTATCTCGAACTTGAAACGTCCGTCGGCGATACTGTGATGATGACCGTCCAACGTGGCGATCGCCAGGAGCAGATTACGATGACACTCGGCGCACGCCCGCGTGAGTGA